The Felis catus isolate Fca126 chromosome X, F.catus_Fca126_mat1.0, whole genome shotgun sequence genome includes a region encoding these proteins:
- the LOC101094491 gene encoding spindlin-2 isoform X4, with the protein MKTLHKKAAADQQTRETDDHHIGSTNMRKKKTCQKKQRGRPSSQLRRNIVGCRISHGWKEGNEPITQWKGTVLDQVPINPSLYLVKYDGIDCVYGLELHRDERILKLKILPDKVPCSRVTDVCLANTIIGKAVEHMFEGEHGSKDEWRGMVLAQAPIMKAWFYITYEKDPVLYMYQLLDDYREGDLRIMPESSESPPTEREPEGVIDGLIGKHVEYTKEDGSKRTGKVIHQVEAKPSVYFIKFDDDFHIYVYDLVKKS; encoded by the coding sequence ATGAAGACCCTTCACAAAAAGGCAGCTGCAGATCAGCAAACCAGGGAAACTGATGATCACCACATTGGATCTACAaatatgaggaagaaaaagaccTGTCAAAAGAAGCAGAGGGGCAGACCTTCATCCCAGCTCCGAAGGAACATAGTGGGCTGCAGAATTTCACATGGATGGAAAGAAGGCAATGAGCCCATCACGCAGTGGAAAGGAACCGTTCTGGATCAGGTGCCTATCAATCCCTCTCTTTACCTGGTCAAATATGATGGAATTGACTGTGTCTATGGACTGGAACTTCACAGAGATGAAAGGATTTTAAAGCTTAAAATCCTTCCTGATAAGGTGCCATGTTCTCGAGTCACAGATGTGTGCCTTGCAAATACCATAATTGGGAAAGCTGTGGAACATATGTTTGAGGGTGAGCATGGTTCCAAAGATGAATGGAGGGGAATGGTCTTAGCCCAAGCACCTATCATGAAAGCCTGGTTTTATATTACCTATGAGAAGGATCCTGTCTTATACATGTACCAGCTTCTAGATGATTACAGAGAAGGAGACCTCCGTATCATGCCAGAGTCCAGTGAGTCTCCTCCaacagagagggagccagaaggAGTTATAGATGGCCTCATAGGTAAACATGTGGAATATACCAAAGAAGATGGCTCCAAAAGGACAGGCAAGGTCATTCACCAAGTGGAAGCCAAACCCTCTGTGTATTTCATCAAGTTTGATGATGATTTCCATATCTATGTCTATGATTTGGTGAAAAAGTCCTAA
- the LOC101094491 gene encoding spindlin-2 isoform X1 has product MSRVLGTPPPSPPSSQRSKIPSCLRILPSQLLQALTSSSADPLSPQVHSGGSAARCPIWAREARDPRTWGGGHWTRKPEDWGCPFPPPAGMKTLHKKAAADQQTRETDDHHIGSTNMRKKKTCQKKQRGRPSSQLRRNIVGCRISHGWKEGNEPITQWKGTVLDQVPINPSLYLVKYDGIDCVYGLELHRDERILKLKILPDKVPCSRVTDVCLANTIIGKAVEHMFEGEHGSKDEWRGMVLAQAPIMKAWFYITYEKDPVLYMYQLLDDYREGDLRIMPESSESPPTEREPEGVIDGLIGKHVEYTKEDGSKRTGKVIHQVEAKPSVYFIKFDDDFHIYVYDLVKKS; this is encoded by the exons ATGAGCCGAGTGCTGGGGACACCGCCTCCATCTCCGCCTTCCTCACAGCGCTCCAAGATACCTTCTTGCCTACGGATCCTCCCCTCTCAGCTCCTGCAAGCACTCACCTCATCGTCTGCTGATCCTCTTTCGCCACAGGTTCACAGCGGAGGCAGCGCGGCAAGGTGTCCCATTTGGGCACGTGAGGCCCGTGATCCCCGGACGTGGGGAGGTGGGCACTGGACTAGAAAACCGGAGGATTGGGGTTG cccctttcctcctcctgcagGCATGAAGACCCTTCACAAAAAGGCAGCTGCAGATCAGCAAACCAGGGAAACTGATGATCACCACATTGGATCTACAaatatgaggaagaaaaagaccTGTCAAAAGAAGCAGAGGGGCAGACCTTCATCCCAGCTCCGAAGGAACATAGTGGGCTGCAGAATTTCACATGGATGGAAAGAAGGCAATGAGCCCATCACGCAGTGGAAAGGAACCGTTCTGGATCAGGTGCCTATCAATCCCTCTCTTTACCTGGTCAAATATGATGGAATTGACTGTGTCTATGGACTGGAACTTCACAGAGATGAAAGGATTTTAAAGCTTAAAATCCTTCCTGATAAGGTGCCATGTTCTCGAGTCACAGATGTGTGCCTTGCAAATACCATAATTGGGAAAGCTGTGGAACATATGTTTGAGGGTGAGCATGGTTCCAAAGATGAATGGAGGGGAATGGTCTTAGCCCAAGCACCTATCATGAAAGCCTGGTTTTATATTACCTATGAGAAGGATCCTGTCTTATACATGTACCAGCTTCTAGATGATTACAGAGAAGGAGACCTCCGTATCATGCCAGAGTCCAGTGAGTCTCCTCCaacagagagggagccagaaggAGTTATAGATGGCCTCATAGGTAAACATGTGGAATATACCAAAGAAGATGGCTCCAAAAGGACAGGCAAGGTCATTCACCAAGTGGAAGCCAAACCCTCTGTGTATTTCATCAAGTTTGATGATGATTTCCATATCTATGTCTATGATTTGGTGAAAAAGTCCTAA
- the LOC101094491 gene encoding spindlin-2 isoform X3 → MSRVLGTPPPSPPSSQRSKIPSCLRILPSQLLQALTSSSADPLSPQVHSGGSAASPFPPPAGMKTLHKKAAADQQTRETDDHHIGSTNMRKKKTCQKKQRGRPSSQLRRNIVGCRISHGWKEGNEPITQWKGTVLDQVPINPSLYLVKYDGIDCVYGLELHRDERILKLKILPDKVPCSRVTDVCLANTIIGKAVEHMFEGEHGSKDEWRGMVLAQAPIMKAWFYITYEKDPVLYMYQLLDDYREGDLRIMPESSESPPTEREPEGVIDGLIGKHVEYTKEDGSKRTGKVIHQVEAKPSVYFIKFDDDFHIYVYDLVKKS, encoded by the exons ATGAGCCGAGTGCTGGGGACACCGCCTCCATCTCCGCCTTCCTCACAGCGCTCCAAGATACCTTCTTGCCTACGGATCCTCCCCTCTCAGCTCCTGCAAGCACTCACCTCATCGTCTGCTGATCCTCTTTCGCCACAGGTTCACAGCGGAGGCAGCGCGGCAAG cccctttcctcctcctgcagGCATGAAGACCCTTCACAAAAAGGCAGCTGCAGATCAGCAAACCAGGGAAACTGATGATCACCACATTGGATCTACAaatatgaggaagaaaaagaccTGTCAAAAGAAGCAGAGGGGCAGACCTTCATCCCAGCTCCGAAGGAACATAGTGGGCTGCAGAATTTCACATGGATGGAAAGAAGGCAATGAGCCCATCACGCAGTGGAAAGGAACCGTTCTGGATCAGGTGCCTATCAATCCCTCTCTTTACCTGGTCAAATATGATGGAATTGACTGTGTCTATGGACTGGAACTTCACAGAGATGAAAGGATTTTAAAGCTTAAAATCCTTCCTGATAAGGTGCCATGTTCTCGAGTCACAGATGTGTGCCTTGCAAATACCATAATTGGGAAAGCTGTGGAACATATGTTTGAGGGTGAGCATGGTTCCAAAGATGAATGGAGGGGAATGGTCTTAGCCCAAGCACCTATCATGAAAGCCTGGTTTTATATTACCTATGAGAAGGATCCTGTCTTATACATGTACCAGCTTCTAGATGATTACAGAGAAGGAGACCTCCGTATCATGCCAGAGTCCAGTGAGTCTCCTCCaacagagagggagccagaaggAGTTATAGATGGCCTCATAGGTAAACATGTGGAATATACCAAAGAAGATGGCTCCAAAAGGACAGGCAAGGTCATTCACCAAGTGGAAGCCAAACCCTCTGTGTATTTCATCAAGTTTGATGATGATTTCCATATCTATGTCTATGATTTGGTGAAAAAGTCCTAA
- the LOC101094491 gene encoding spindlin-2 isoform X2 has translation MSRVLGTPPPSPPSSQRSKIPSCLRILPSQLLQALTSSSADPLSPQVHSGGSAARCPIWAREARDPRTWGGMKTLHKKAAADQQTRETDDHHIGSTNMRKKKTCQKKQRGRPSSQLRRNIVGCRISHGWKEGNEPITQWKGTVLDQVPINPSLYLVKYDGIDCVYGLELHRDERILKLKILPDKVPCSRVTDVCLANTIIGKAVEHMFEGEHGSKDEWRGMVLAQAPIMKAWFYITYEKDPVLYMYQLLDDYREGDLRIMPESSESPPTEREPEGVIDGLIGKHVEYTKEDGSKRTGKVIHQVEAKPSVYFIKFDDDFHIYVYDLVKKS, from the exons ATGAGCCGAGTGCTGGGGACACCGCCTCCATCTCCGCCTTCCTCACAGCGCTCCAAGATACCTTCTTGCCTACGGATCCTCCCCTCTCAGCTCCTGCAAGCACTCACCTCATCGTCTGCTGATCCTCTTTCGCCACAGGTTCACAGCGGAGGCAGCGCGGCAAGGTGTCCCATTTGGGCACGTGAGGCCCGTGATCCCCGGACGTGGGGAG GCATGAAGACCCTTCACAAAAAGGCAGCTGCAGATCAGCAAACCAGGGAAACTGATGATCACCACATTGGATCTACAaatatgaggaagaaaaagaccTGTCAAAAGAAGCAGAGGGGCAGACCTTCATCCCAGCTCCGAAGGAACATAGTGGGCTGCAGAATTTCACATGGATGGAAAGAAGGCAATGAGCCCATCACGCAGTGGAAAGGAACCGTTCTGGATCAGGTGCCTATCAATCCCTCTCTTTACCTGGTCAAATATGATGGAATTGACTGTGTCTATGGACTGGAACTTCACAGAGATGAAAGGATTTTAAAGCTTAAAATCCTTCCTGATAAGGTGCCATGTTCTCGAGTCACAGATGTGTGCCTTGCAAATACCATAATTGGGAAAGCTGTGGAACATATGTTTGAGGGTGAGCATGGTTCCAAAGATGAATGGAGGGGAATGGTCTTAGCCCAAGCACCTATCATGAAAGCCTGGTTTTATATTACCTATGAGAAGGATCCTGTCTTATACATGTACCAGCTTCTAGATGATTACAGAGAAGGAGACCTCCGTATCATGCCAGAGTCCAGTGAGTCTCCTCCaacagagagggagccagaaggAGTTATAGATGGCCTCATAGGTAAACATGTGGAATATACCAAAGAAGATGGCTCCAAAAGGACAGGCAAGGTCATTCACCAAGTGGAAGCCAAACCCTCTGTGTATTTCATCAAGTTTGATGATGATTTCCATATCTATGTCTATGATTTGGTGAAAAAGTCCTAA